Proteins from a genomic interval of Alteromonas macleodii ATCC 27126:
- a CDS encoding DUF3034 family protein: MIRHLLLPLFLASSPVLADSGSRLIASGGITGFEGTAGGGITPWAFIGGYASKEEVSYSANIQYLSLSDYSLTTAGASVSLFDRIELSVQRQRLDIASGLTSNVFALLTEGAITNANSTTIEQDIIGAKVKVLGDGVFTQNSWIPQVSIGAQYKKNRDYDSSLSLPDGTTPLPGVGVPMLLGAKDDSGTDVYLSATKLWLGTSSGYNLLTNLTARYTKANVFGLLGFGSENNDSAKLEWEGSLAVLISPTTAIGTEFRTQTNRLGGLAEEDTVVDAFIAYFPNKSISITAAYVDLGNLPLQESSSGFYLTVNSTF, from the coding sequence ATGATTAGGCATTTGCTCCTCCCTCTTTTTCTCGCATCTTCTCCCGTACTCGCAGACAGTGGATCTCGCTTAATTGCATCTGGTGGTATTACAGGTTTCGAAGGCACTGCGGGTGGCGGCATTACGCCTTGGGCATTTATTGGCGGATACGCGAGTAAAGAAGAGGTCAGTTATTCGGCAAATATTCAGTACTTAAGCCTAAGCGATTATTCCCTTACAACAGCAGGGGCAAGTGTTAGTTTGTTTGACCGTATAGAGCTTAGCGTGCAGCGACAGCGCCTCGATATTGCTTCAGGGTTAACAAGCAACGTTTTCGCGTTACTCACAGAAGGTGCTATTACAAACGCCAACAGCACCACCATTGAGCAAGATATAATCGGTGCAAAAGTTAAGGTTCTTGGCGATGGCGTCTTTACTCAAAACTCATGGATACCCCAAGTATCCATCGGCGCACAATACAAGAAAAACAGAGACTACGACAGCTCTCTTTCGCTACCCGACGGTACGACCCCCTTGCCCGGCGTAGGCGTACCAATGCTGCTAGGTGCGAAAGACGACAGTGGTACCGACGTTTACCTTTCAGCCACGAAACTGTGGTTAGGCACTTCATCAGGTTATAATTTACTCACCAATCTTACCGCGCGATATACAAAGGCGAATGTGTTTGGCTTACTTGGATTTGGTTCTGAAAACAACGATAGCGCTAAGCTCGAATGGGAGGGCTCTTTAGCGGTATTAATTAGCCCTACCACAGCAATTGGCACAGAGTTTAGAACGCAAACCAATCGATTAGGAGGCTTAGCTGAAGAAGACACCGTTGTTGATGCCTTTATTGCCTACTTCCCAAATAAATCTATTTCGATTACCGCTGCCTATGTGGATTTGGGCAATTTACCTTTGCAAGAAAGTTCTTCAGGATTTTATCTAACGGTAAACAGCACTTTTTGA